A window of uncultured Methanoregula sp. genomic DNA:
GAACGAGTACGCCCGCGAGAATTGGTACACGCGCCTCATCAACCTGGCGGTGGTGAACCTGGCCGGCGTCCCGAGCATCGTGCATGCCCTCTTCGGCTTGGGGGCGTTCGTGCTCTTCGCGGGCCTGGGGCGGTCCATCCTCGCCGCCTCCCTGACGTTGGCGATCATGACTCTGCCGGTGATCATCGCCAGCACCAAAGAGGCGCTGGCCGCGGTGCCGGTGAGTTTTCGCGAGGCCTGCTGGAACGTGGGCGCCACCCGCTGGCAGACGATCCGCCACATCGTCCTGCCCAACTCGATCAGCGGCATCCTTACCGGGGTGATCTTGCAGGTGTCCCGCACGGCCGGCGAGACGGCGCCGATCATGTTCACCGGCGCGGTGTTCTTCAAGAAGATCGCCGAAGGCGACCTTTTCGCTTACCACCTCAAGGACCAGTGCATGGCGCTCTCGATGCACCTGTACACGGTGACGACTCAGGTCACCAACGCCCCGGCGGCGCTGCCTTACGCCATCGCGGTGGTGCTGTTGGGGACGGTCCTGGCGGTGAACGCCCTTTCCATCATCCTGCGGGTTTACCTGCGTGCCCGGAAAAAGTGGTGACCCTATGCCGGAGCTGAACAAAATCGAGGTGCGGGATCTGCGGGTGGCCTATGGCGTTCGCGAGGTCATTCACGGCATTTCCTTCGACGTCCGGCCCAATGAGATCCTCGGGGTCATCGGGCCGGCGCAATCGGGCAAGACCTCGCTGCTGCGCTGCCTCAACCGCACCATCGAGTTCACCCCCGGCGTGACCGTTACCGGCTCGATCAAGGTCGATGGCCAGGAGGTGCGCGAGATGCGCAATGTGTACGAGTTGCGCCGCAAGATCGGCATGGTCGCCCCCTTGCCGGTCGGGTTGCCGCTCTCGATCTACGATAACGTGGCGTTCGCGCCGCGGGCGGCGGGCCTGCGCGCGAAGAGCGACCTCGACGGCTTGGTTGAGCGGTGCCTGCGCCAGGCGGCGCTCTGGGACGAGGTGAAAGAGCGCCTCGATAGCCTGGGTACCAAGCTTTCCGGGGGCCAGCAGCAGCGCCTGACCATCGCCCGCGCGCTTTCGCACCAGCCGGAGATCCTCTGCCTGGACGAGTTCTCCATCGCGATCGACCCGGTGACCACGATGCGAATCGAGGACGTGCTGAAGGAGCTCAAGCGGGAAATGACCATCATCCTGGTGACGAATCTGGTGCAGCAGGCCCGCCGCCTGGCCTCGCACACGATGTTCCTCATGAACGGCGAGGTGGTCGAGTTCGGCGCGAATGACGTCATCTTCTCGAACCGACCGGCCAACCGCAAAACCTACGACTACGTGAACGGCATATTCGGATGAGCAGCCCCTTGGCCTACAGTCTGACGACCCGGAACCTGAACCTGTGGTACGGGAAATTCCAGGCGTTGAAGAACATTGATGTCAACATCAAGCGGGGCATCATCACCTCGCTGATCGGACCCTCGGGTTGCGGCAAAACGACCTTGCTGCGCTGTTTCAACCGTGTCAACGAGCGGTACGGCTACGTCACCACCACCGGGGAGATCGTCCTGCTGGGCAAGAACATCTACGATCCGGACATCTCGCTCATCGAACTGCGCAAGTCGGTGGGCATGGTGTTCCAGCGGCCCAATCCGCTGCCCCTGTCCGTGTACGAGAACGTCGTGTTCGGCTTGCGCATCCATCGCGAGCGCGGCGCCCTGACCCGCGCGGAAATGGACGAGGCGGTGGAAACAGCCCTGACGGAGGTCGGCCTCTGGCGCGACTTGAAGGACCGCCTCGGCCAGCGCGCCATCGGCCTGCAATTGGAGCAGCAGCAGAAGCTCTGCATCGCCCGCCTGCTCCCGCTCAAGCCGGAGATCATCCTCATGGACGAACCGTGTTCGGCCCTGGACGTGGAAGGCACCCGGGCGATCGAGGAACTCATGTTTGAGCTCAAAGGGCGCTACACCATGGTGATTGTGACCCACAACATGGCCCAGGCCCGCCGCGCCAGCGACGAGTGCATCTTCATGCTCCTGGGTGAAATGATCGAGCACGCCCGCACCGAGGATCTTTTCCTCAACCCTAAACACCCCAAAACCGGCGAGTATATCGAGGGCCGCTACGGTTGACGGGCGCGACGGGTTCCTGTTCCTAATCTTGATCATGCCCCGTCCTCTCCATCCTCCGTAGCAGAGCCACTGCGGAGGACGGGCGGAGTCCCGCATGCGGGACGGAGGGTGGATCATGATCATGATCGCTTTCCAGATTTATCAAGTCCCGGCTTCATGGGGAGGGGCTGGGGTGAGGGCGGACGCTCCTCCCACACCAAACATAAAACCCGCGTGGACTTATCTGGTCAAGAGCGCGATCACCTCAACACCTTACCCCAGGGCTGACGCCCCGATGCGCCGCTGGCGCCACCATCAGCGCCCGTCCACGCTTCCCGCTTTCATCCACGCCTGAAAACCCGCGTTCGCAAACGCTTGTTTCGCCAGTTGCTCATAGCCGGCGGTCAACGGATGGCTGGCGTCGGCGAAGAGCTCCCGGGGCAAGGGATCCGGCGCCCAATAATTC
This region includes:
- a CDS encoding phosphate ABC transporter ATP-binding protein, which encodes MAYSLTTRNLNLWYGKFQALKNIDVNIKRGIITSLIGPSGCGKTTLLRCFNRVNERYGYVTTTGEIVLLGKNIYDPDISLIELRKSVGMVFQRPNPLPLSVYENVVFGLRIHRERGALTRAEMDEAVETALTEVGLWRDLKDRLGQRAIGLQLEQQQKLCIARLLPLKPEIILMDEPCSALDVEGTRAIEELMFELKGRYTMVIVTHNMAQARRASDECIFMLLGEMIEHARTEDLFLNPKHPKTGEYIEGRYG
- a CDS encoding phosphate ABC transporter ATP-binding protein, which produces MPELNKIEVRDLRVAYGVREVIHGISFDVRPNEILGVIGPAQSGKTSLLRCLNRTIEFTPGVTVTGSIKVDGQEVREMRNVYELRRKIGMVAPLPVGLPLSIYDNVAFAPRAAGLRAKSDLDGLVERCLRQAALWDEVKERLDSLGTKLSGGQQQRLTIARALSHQPEILCLDEFSIAIDPVTTMRIEDVLKELKREMTIILVTNLVQQARRLASHTMFLMNGEVVEFGANDVIFSNRPANRKTYDYVNGIFG
- the pstA gene encoding phosphate ABC transporter permease PstA; the protein is MFTETPFVRKKLRRERAAQWLFGAMAMAMVVPLLVIVGYLVYRAFPLLTWNFLVTNPTNGMRQGGIWSAFLGTIYLVGISLCISAPIGVLAAVYLNEYARENWYTRLINLAVVNLAGVPSIVHALFGLGAFVLFAGLGRSILAASLTLAIMTLPVIIASTKEALAAVPVSFREACWNVGATRWQTIRHIVLPNSISGILTGVILQVSRTAGETAPIMFTGAVFFKKIAEGDLFAYHLKDQCMALSMHLYTVTTQVTNAPAALPYAIAVVLLGTVLAVNALSIILRVYLRARKKW